The DNA sequence TGATGGTTAAGAACTTCCTGAATATTTTGTACTGGTAAGAGGTTACTGTCATGTGTACATTGCTCCATGGAGGTCCTCCAGTCTGTGCTCTCTCTGTTTTCTTCTTTCCTACatcacacagcacacacacactaagcaAACACTTTTGCGCGAATACACAAAACGTGTACACACACTCACCTTGTCTTTCTTGAACTCCTCGTAATCTGGATTATCAGTTGGTAATTCAAGTCGACACAGCGGGCAGGAGTTAGTcttgagttaaaaaacaacGAAAACAACAAACGCTCGATAGAATGCTGCTTTGCAACAGActgaacaaaaaatgtgtgcgtgtgtgtgtgtgtgctgttagTACCTTGCCCAGCCACGGCAGTATACATCCAGAGTGGAAAAGATGTTTGCAAGGCATTTGTCGAACCGTCTCCTGCTCTTCAAACTCCAGTAAACAAACAGGACACTTCAGGCCTTTGTCTGCAATAGTAAAAAGTCAACCAGCTGGGTGGGTCCCACACTGACCATGTACAATATGTATGTCATTAATATATGGGGCAAGTCATTTTTGCTGCGGAATGTCTcagcagaataataataataaaaaaaaaaggtgctacgTGCACATCGATGTGTCACCTGCTTGTTCAGGAGAAACGACAACCATATTGAGGGTCTGCACCGCAACTTTTGCAGCAGGGGGAGGAAGACGTTGGTTCCAGTCTGATGAATCCCCCGAGTCCATCAAGTCCAAACCCTGCATCAGAgaccttcacacacacaaacacaaaccagTGTTAAAAGCTCAGTGATTGCTATGGTAAAATATGCCATGACAATTGAAAACCGTGTGAGCATTTATTTGACAGATTTGAGCTcaatgtcaacgttttagtACAGTCAAACAATAACATGTTACTCAGAAAATTTGAGTAAAGAGAAGaagtccatttatttcaataatttgtttCGGAAATTGAATGTTACTTTCGTTCATTACacacaaagtgaaatatttcaa is a window from the Vanacampus margaritifer isolate UIUO_Vmar chromosome 3, RoL_Vmar_1.0, whole genome shotgun sequence genome containing:
- the rnf181 gene encoding E3 ubiquitin-protein ligase RNF181 isoform X1: MASYFDEHDCEPTNPEEQYRQNALLELARSLMQGLDLMDSGDSSDWNQRLPPPAAKVAVQTLNMVVVSPEQADKGLKCPVCLLEFEEQETVRQMPCKHLFHSGCILPWLGKITRSSRKTRKEENRESTDWRTSMEQCTHDSNLLPVQNIQEVLNHQCESTHTLTFNMQ
- the rnf181 gene encoding E3 ubiquitin-protein ligase RNF181 isoform X2, producing MASYFDEHDCEPTNPEEQYRQNALLELARSLMQGLDLMDSGDSSDWNQRLPPPAAKVAVQTLNMVVVSPEQADKGLKCPVCLLEFEEQETVRQMPCKHLFHSGCILPWLGKTNSCPLCRLELPTDNPDYEEFKKDKERRKQREHRLEDLHGAMYT